One Tetrapisispora phaffii CBS 4417 chromosome 2, complete genome genomic region harbors:
- the TPHA0B03870 gene encoding acetate uptake transporter family protein (similar to Saccharomyces cerevisiae ADY2 (YCR010C) and ATO2 (YNR002C); ancestral locus Anc_1.425), whose translation MVSESEQVVRSSSNDVYEDNQAMKNDSSEDLGKIYTSGENNEYVYIGRTKFLKADLYDAFGGTLQPGLAPPSSHKFANPAPLGLSAFALTTFVLSMFNARAQGITTPNVVVGLAMFYGGLVQLIAGIWEIALENTFGGTALCSYGGFWLSFGAIHIPWFGILSAYEGKEAQLQDALGFYLLGWAIFTFGLTICTMKSTVMFFALFFLLAVTFLLLSIGEFAASVGSTRAGGVLGVIVAFIAWYNAYAGVATRQNSYVLARPFALPTNDHVLI comes from the coding sequence TCATCATCAAACGATGTCTATGAAGATAATCAAGCTATGAAAAATGATAGCAGTGAAGATTTAGGTAAAATTTATACAAGTggtgaaaataatgaatatgtTTACATTGGCAGaacaaaatttttaaaagctGACTTGTATGATGCTTTTGGTGGTACTTTACAACCAGGTTTAGCTCCACCATCATCCCACAAGTTTGCAAACCCTGCTCCGTTAGGATTATCAGCTTTCGCTTTAACAACTTTTGTATTATCAATGTTTAATGCAAGAGCACAAGGTATCACCACACCAAATGTTGTGGTTGGTTTGGCAATGTTTTACGGTGGTTTAGTTCAATTAATTGCGGGCATTTGGGAAATTGCTCTAGAAAATACTTTTGGTGGTACAGCATTATGTTCTTATGGTGGGTTTTGGTTAAGTTTTGGTGCAATTCATATTCCATGGTTTGGTATTTTATCTGCTTACGAAGGTAAAGAAGCGCAATTACAAGATGCATTAggattttatttattaggTTGGGCAATTTTTACATTTGGGTTAACTATCTGTACTATGAAATCCACAGTAATGTTCTTTgcattattctttttattagCTGTTACATTCTTATTATTGTCCATTGGTGAATTCGCTGCAAGTGTTGGATCGACAAGAGCCGGCGGTGTGTTAGGAGTCATTGTAGCTTTCATTGCATGGTATAATGCATATGCGGGTGTCGCAACAAGACAAAATTCGTATGTTTTAGCTCGTCCTTTCGCACTACCAACTAATGATCACGTTctgatttaa